A portion of the Ignavibacteria bacterium genome contains these proteins:
- a CDS encoding ATP-binding cassette domain-containing protein has protein sequence MISVLNLHKTFSNVVAVNDVSFNAERGKIFGLLGPNGAGKTTIIRLLLNMISLDEGQITFDGFAFSSALQNKIGYLPEERGLYKKSKLLNTIVYFACLKGLSENDAMKRAKDWLARFELLNYAERRIQELSKGNQQKVQFIVSLIHEPEYVILDEPFSGLDPVNQLLMREIFLEQRKQNKVVIFSTHIMEHAEKLCDELVLINKGKIVLDGTVSEVKKRFGKNAIYIEFDGDGSFLSSMKSVSKCQLFQNYAELELNSRESPSEFLREIVSKLNVTKFETKEPSLYSIFLELVGSDSSVEIIETEKGAMQ, from the coding sequence ATGATATCAGTATTAAATCTCCACAAAACGTTTTCCAATGTTGTTGCCGTGAATGACGTTTCATTCAATGCAGAGCGAGGAAAAATATTTGGTTTGCTTGGTCCGAATGGCGCGGGAAAAACAACAATAATTCGTTTGCTGTTGAATATGATTTCGCTCGATGAAGGACAAATTACATTCGATGGGTTTGCATTTTCTTCTGCGCTGCAAAATAAAATCGGATATCTTCCCGAAGAGCGAGGTTTATACAAAAAAAGTAAATTACTCAACACGATAGTTTATTTTGCATGTCTTAAAGGACTTTCTGAAAACGATGCAATGAAACGTGCGAAAGATTGGCTTGCACGTTTTGAGTTATTGAATTATGCCGAACGGCGAATCCAAGAACTCTCCAAAGGCAATCAACAAAAAGTTCAATTCATTGTTTCGCTCATTCACGAACCGGAATATGTTATTCTCGATGAACCATTTTCTGGACTCGACCCTGTGAATCAATTACTGATGAGAGAAATATTTCTTGAACAACGCAAGCAAAACAAAGTCGTAATTTTTTCGACGCACATAATGGAACACGCAGAAAAATTGTGCGATGAACTTGTGCTTATCAACAAAGGAAAAATTGTTCTCGATGGAACAGTAAGCGAAGTAAAAAAACGCTTTGGAAAAAATGCAATTTATATCGAGTTTGATGGTGATGGAAGTTTTCTTTCTTCGATGAAGAGTGTTTCCAAATGTCAACTGTTTCAAAACTATGCAGAACTCGAATTGAACAGTAGGGAATCCCCTTCCGAATTTTTGCGAGAGATTGTTTCTAAACTCAACGTAACAAAATTTGAAACGAAAGAACCATCGCTGTATTCAATATTTCTTGAGTTGGTAGGAAGCGATTCTTCGGTAGAAATTATAGAAACGGAGAAAGGAGCGATGCAATGA
- a CDS encoding ABC transporter permease translates to MKSKIFAVAKREFLENVRSKAFLISLVLTPAIMIGFGLLPSFFVSKAETNTIILGIVDETNWLTEKLSERLNEKYKLPSEQPNYFLRIFRNGDFQTLLNNADALALKEEIEGVFIFPNTIESDSTIEYRSIHPGNIHLVNRFEKTIQEILREERMRRANVSDEEIKKFSQTLEINPIKISTEGEEKKIDFKTQFFSSYIFVMLMLMLILTSGQMLVRSVVEEKSNRIVEILLSSCSASDLMNGKILGLSGLGITQIFLWVLIGISAVPSFAVLLFSTNGIWFLPMYFILGYLMYAAIFVGIGSLVNTEQEAQQITTYVSLILVFPIVLSINAFENPNDSLFQILSFFPLMTPTMIALRISVQMPSTFEIIATLLLLFATMVTLMWTAGKIFRIGILSTGKRMTMKELWEYLKTH, encoded by the coding sequence ATGAAATCAAAAATATTTGCCGTAGCGAAACGGGAATTTTTGGAAAACGTACGAAGCAAAGCGTTTTTGATTTCGCTTGTGCTCACACCAGCGATTATGATTGGTTTTGGATTGTTACCTTCATTCTTTGTTTCGAAAGCAGAAACGAATACGATTATTCTCGGCATTGTAGATGAAACAAATTGGCTTACCGAAAAACTTTCGGAGCGATTAAATGAGAAATATAAACTTCCGAGTGAACAGCCGAATTATTTTTTACGAATATTTCGTAACGGCGATTTCCAAACACTTTTAAACAACGCTGATGCATTAGCATTGAAAGAAGAAATTGAAGGCGTTTTTATTTTTCCAAACACCATCGAGAGCGATTCGACAATAGAATATCGTTCAATTCATCCGGGAAACATTCATCTGGTCAATCGTTTTGAGAAAACGATTCAAGAAATACTACGAGAAGAGCGAATGCGAAGAGCGAATGTAAGCGATGAAGAGATAAAAAAGTTTTCGCAAACCTTAGAAATCAATCCGATAAAAATTTCAACTGAAGGAGAAGAAAAAAAAATAGATTTCAAAACACAATTTTTTTCTTCGTACATTTTTGTAATGCTTATGTTAATGCTGATTCTCACATCAGGACAAATGTTGGTGCGGAGCGTTGTTGAAGAAAAATCCAATCGTATTGTAGAAATTTTGCTTTCAAGTTGTTCTGCAAGCGATTTGATGAATGGAAAAATTCTTGGATTGAGTGGACTTGGTATAACGCAAATTTTCTTGTGGGTTCTTATTGGAATTTCTGCCGTTCCTTCGTTTGCGGTGTTACTTTTTTCAACAAATGGAATTTGGTTTCTCCCAATGTATTTTATTCTTGGTTATTTGATGTATGCCGCAATTTTTGTAGGTATTGGTTCGCTTGTCAATACTGAACAAGAGGCGCAGCAGATTACCACGTACGTAAGTTTAATATTAGTTTTCCCCATTGTTCTATCAATAAATGCGTTTGAGAATCCGAACGACTCATTGTTTCAAATACTTTCCTTTTTTCCGTTGATGACACCAACGATGATTGCGTTGCGAATTTCTGTGCAAATGCCTTCAACGTTTGAAATTATTGCAACACTACTTTTGCTTTTTGCAACAATGGTAACATTGATGTGGACAGCAGGAAAAATTTTTCGCATAGGAATACTTTCAACCGGAAAGAGAATGACAATGAAAGAACTTTGGGAGTACTTGAAAACGCATTAA
- a CDS encoding DUF1446 domain-containing protein, whose translation MKQKIRIASGQGFWGDLQTAPFEQVTKGPVDYVMMDFLAEVTMSIMQKQKTRNPELGYAKDVVHIIEQILPICVEKNIKVVTNGGGVNPKACCDAILKVAEKHHYRNVKVGIVLGDDILDRMEELSKNGIKLNNMETGESIDNIGQKILSANVYFGALPIVEALKQNAQFVITGRTTDTGLTLAPMMYEFDWKENDWNKLAAGTVAGHILECGAQSSGGNFSADWESVPDMANIGFPIAEAYPNGEIIITKHESLGGKVSRQTVSEQLLYEIGNPKEYITPDCVADFTSIQLEEAGENRVKMFGVKGKPATDFFKVSMSYLDGYVAFATLTYAWPDALKKAQVADEILRVRLKKLGLEFEEIRTEFLGYNSCHGPLSNSVGEINEVVLRIGVRGHDHNSVEQFGKEIAPLILTGPPSVTGFAGGRPKPSEVIAYWPALIRKNVVKSEVKVY comes from the coding sequence TTGAAACAAAAAATTAGAATTGCATCGGGGCAAGGTTTTTGGGGCGATTTGCAAACTGCTCCATTTGAACAAGTAACAAAAGGTCCTGTGGATTACGTAATGATGGATTTTTTAGCGGAAGTTACGATGTCCATTATGCAGAAGCAAAAAACAAGAAATCCGGAATTGGGATACGCAAAGGATGTAGTTCATATCATTGAACAAATATTACCAATCTGCGTTGAAAAAAATATTAAAGTAGTAACCAACGGAGGTGGTGTAAATCCGAAAGCATGTTGTGATGCGATTTTGAAAGTTGCAGAGAAACATCATTACAGAAATGTAAAAGTCGGTATCGTGCTTGGCGATGACATACTTGATAGAATGGAAGAACTTTCAAAGAACGGAATCAAGTTGAATAATATGGAAACGGGAGAATCTATTGACAATATCGGACAAAAAATTTTGAGCGCGAATGTGTATTTCGGCGCATTACCGATTGTTGAAGCGTTGAAACAAAATGCGCAATTTGTCATTACCGGAAGAACAACCGATACAGGATTAACGCTTGCGCCAATGATGTATGAATTCGATTGGAAAGAAAATGATTGGAATAAACTTGCCGCAGGAACTGTTGCAGGACATATTCTTGAATGTGGTGCACAATCGAGTGGAGGAAATTTTTCTGCCGATTGGGAAAGCGTTCCCGATATGGCAAACATCGGATTTCCAATTGCCGAAGCATATCCCAACGGTGAAATCATAATTACGAAGCACGAATCGCTCGGCGGAAAAGTTTCGCGACAAACTGTATCGGAACAACTTCTCTATGAAATCGGAAACCCGAAAGAATATATCACTCCAGATTGCGTTGCTGATTTTACATCTATTCAGTTGGAAGAAGCCGGAGAAAATCGAGTGAAAATGTTTGGCGTAAAAGGAAAGCCGGCAACAGATTTTTTCAAAGTTTCGATGTCGTATCTGGATGGATATGTAGCGTTTGCAACATTAACATACGCTTGGCCCGATGCATTGAAGAAAGCGCAAGTTGCAGATGAAATATTACGGGTGCGATTAAAAAAATTAGGATTGGAATTTGAAGAGATACGAACAGAATTTCTCGGATATAATTCGTGTCACGGTCCGCTTTCAAATTCCGTCGGTGAAATAAATGAAGTTGTGCTGCGCATAGGTGTACGCGGACACGACCATAATTCTGTTGAACAATTTGGAAAGGAAATTGCTCCGCTTATATTAACTGGTCCTCCAAGCGTAACTGGTTTTGCAGGAGGAAGACCGAAACCAAGTGAAGTAATTGCGTATTGGCCCGCATTGATAAGGAAGAATGTCGTAAAATCCGAAGTGAAAGTGTATTAA
- a CDS encoding T9SS type A sorting domain-containing protein, with amino-acid sequence MNKLFLFISFLFVSYCSLAENRVQVSLKKKFNFPEVSIHDIQFVHRDSLRIADSLQNSNPSRWTLQVSPYLGDTITVTALCVIPSKVITYTAAGFTMLLGDTSGTGISKPWHGLLVRISTADSSQAILDGFLNVQRGDIVKMTGLISEFPTNSMNSTTQFQPIPGIPVEIVGSGDVPDEHLITVDSIYVGLFPNGKVKYSSAEQFEGVQVKIVNTIVNAIVNASRGTFAVVDASSNNISEYDISHFFTLGHGNPVIPGDSVYIQQLWPKIQVGTLIDTIRGTISSASGQENQRGYRICPLLPGDVVIGVRKIQVYSHRRYPVIVTPDSSARITCIVKEGDNAINSVQLLYRTNNNAFQSLSMVATSGDTIYEATIPQLANNSYVNYFIKATDDENYVTILSSSASDGSQNDTSKGFFFYTVLNRALSIYDVQYTPFLNGRSAYLGAITSVSGYVTADTAYMMLSPRTTGGTSAWYLQDSSSAWNGIWIVGPESLLAPMKNNDNVTVTGSIQESNNVTRIASVSSVTINSNGNPKRIPIKLKTGRFGPSVGNGNQNAEPYEGVLVKFDSVTVTSVNPTFADVTEYEVDDGTGPLLIRRDGRNTYSNIPGDDTLYGYTVLHVGSKIGTLLGLVYFGNNRYKLAPRTNSDFMNVQVGVIERQGENIPKEFSLKQNYPNPFNPSTNFEFSLSTSQFVKLKIFDVLGREMATVVNENLNAGTYNVHYDASQLPSGVYFYRLSAGTFSDVKKMIVLK; translated from the coding sequence ATGAACAAACTCTTTTTATTCATCTCATTTCTTTTCGTCTCATATTGTTCTTTGGCTGAAAACAGAGTTCAGGTTTCACTAAAGAAAAAATTTAATTTTCCTGAAGTATCCATTCACGACATACAGTTTGTTCATCGTGATTCGTTACGTATTGCAGATTCATTGCAAAACAGTAACCCATCACGATGGACTCTGCAAGTAAGTCCGTATTTAGGAGATACAATCACTGTAACTGCGTTGTGCGTAATTCCTTCCAAAGTTATTACATACACTGCGGCGGGCTTTACTATGCTTCTTGGTGATACATCTGGTACGGGAATTTCAAAACCATGGCACGGTTTGTTAGTGCGTATAAGTACAGCTGATTCTTCGCAGGCAATTCTTGACGGATTTCTCAATGTTCAACGCGGAGACATTGTAAAAATGACGGGATTGATATCAGAATTTCCAACAAACAGTATGAACAGTACAACACAATTTCAACCGATTCCGGGAATTCCTGTTGAAATAGTTGGAAGTGGCGATGTGCCTGATGAACATTTGATAACTGTTGATTCTATTTATGTTGGATTATTTCCGAATGGAAAAGTAAAATACAGTTCTGCTGAACAATTTGAAGGAGTACAAGTAAAAATTGTAAATACCATCGTTAATGCCATCGTGAACGCATCTCGTGGAACATTTGCCGTTGTTGATGCTTCAAGCAACAATATTTCCGAATACGATATTTCACATTTCTTTACTCTTGGGCACGGAAATCCGGTAATTCCCGGTGATTCTGTCTACATTCAACAACTATGGCCGAAAATACAAGTAGGAACTTTGATTGATACTATTCGTGGAACTATTTCATCCGCTTCCGGTCAAGAAAACCAACGAGGATATAGAATTTGTCCTCTTCTTCCAGGCGATGTTGTTATTGGCGTACGAAAAATTCAAGTGTACTCTCATCGTCGTTATCCGGTAATCGTTACTCCCGACAGTAGCGCACGTATTACTTGTATTGTGAAAGAAGGAGATAACGCAATAAATTCTGTTCAATTATTGTACAGAACAAATAATAACGCGTTTCAATCACTTTCAATGGTAGCAACGAGCGGCGATACAATCTACGAAGCAACGATTCCGCAACTTGCAAATAATTCATACGTTAATTATTTTATCAAAGCAACGGATGATGAAAATTATGTTACGATTCTTTCAAGTTCTGCATCCGATGGTTCGCAAAACGATACATCTAAAGGATTTTTCTTTTATACCGTTTTGAATCGGGCGTTATCTATTTATGATGTTCAATATACTCCATTTCTCAACGGAAGAAGCGCATATCTTGGGGCAATTACCAGTGTTTCGGGTTACGTAACAGCAGATACTGCGTATATGATGCTTTCCCCGCGAACTACGGGAGGAACAAGCGCATGGTATTTGCAAGATAGTTCTTCTGCGTGGAATGGAATCTGGATAGTTGGTCCCGAATCGCTTCTTGCGCCGATGAAAAATAACGACAACGTAACCGTAACCGGCTCCATTCAGGAAAGCAATAACGTAACGCGAATTGCAAGCGTATCTTCCGTGACAATCAATTCGAACGGAAATCCGAAACGTATTCCGATAAAATTGAAAACAGGAAGATTTGGTCCATCTGTTGGAAATGGAAATCAAAATGCAGAACCGTATGAAGGCGTATTAGTGAAATTCGATTCTGTTACTGTTACCAGTGTGAATCCAACGTTTGCGGATGTAACCGAGTATGAAGTTGATGACGGCACAGGTCCGCTACTCATCCGTCGCGACGGAAGAAACACTTATTCGAACATTCCCGGAGATGATACGTTGTACGGATATACAGTTTTACACGTTGGAAGTAAAATCGGTACACTTTTGGGTCTTGTATATTTCGGAAATAATCGTTATAAGTTAGCTCCTCGAACCAATTCCGATTTTATGAATGTTCAAGTTGGCGTTATTGAACGACAAGGAGAAAATATCCCAAAAGAATTTTCACTCAAGCAAAATTATCCGAATCCGTTTAACCCTTCAACAAATTTTGAATTTTCGCTTTCCACTTCACAATTTGTAAAGTTGAAAATTTTCGATGTGCTTGGAAGAGAAATGGCAACCGTTGTCAATGAAAATTTAAATGCAGGAACGTACAACGTTCACTATGATGCATCGCAACTTCCGAGCGGTGTATATTTCTATCGTTTGTCCGCAGGAACATTTTCGGATGTGAAGAAAATGATAGTGCTTAAATAA